Within Halobacterium jilantaiense, the genomic segment GCGGGATTTGGGCGTCAGCACCGCCAGGATACTTCCCAGAGCGTGTGCGCGAGACGCGTCCTGCCACGTAGCACTATCAGGAGCGCGCTCACTTCCTGTATTCGGCGTTAGCTGTGGGGCACAACATCGAGGCCCGAGTGGCGAAGCGCGATCGAGAAACCGCTGTGGACTGTATCACGGGTCGCGGCTCCCCAGTGCACCGAGTGCCGGAGCTGTAGTTGATTGGCACAGCAATCTATCGACCAGTGACACGACGCAACCAGAGCGCTCGGAATTCCGAACAGAAGCAGCGGATGTCCACACTACTTCGGGAGCGTGGACTGAGCGCAAGAATACCCGAGAGAACGGTGGCGAAACCACTATCGAGCAGCGTTCAGGAGCGTTGATGCCGGCTCGTCAATTCCTCTGGGTTCCAGCGACAGTCGACGTGACTGTTCGTAGGTCACCAGCGCCGTCCGATGCGTCCTGAATTGGGTTACCGAAGTTGATCCCGGTATAGAGAACCGGCGGCAGGCGACCAACGAATCGAGGGCCGAGTAGCTCACTGAGTTGCCGCCACGCTACATCGCGCTCAAACCGCGTTCGTCGCTCCGAGGCAACAATCCAGCCATATTATATCATCTTCTGGAGTTCCACAGAAGAAAAGTTAGATGATTCCAGACAGGCCGTAAAATGGTAATATCGTTTCAAATAGTACTAACTAACCGCCATCTAGAGGCCTACAAGAGGCGATAAATATACTTATCTCTCTATGAGGAACATTGAAGGGAGTGGGGTGTGTCGCCCGGAGCATGGGCGACGAGGGCCGCGCAGTCGTGAAGACGTACGTGCCGCCGGAGCAAAAATCGGTGTGGCGGGAGCACGCCGACGACCTGGACATGTCCCAGAGCGAGTACCTGCGGACGATGGTTCAGGCCGGACGAAAGGGGTTCCTGACCGGCCCCGAGGAAGGTGGTTCTGGGGACGCTACCCCCGGGGGTGATGGCCTCGAAGACCGGGTCCTCGATGTGGTCGATTCGGCGGGCGTCGTGTCGTGGGACGAACTAGTCGCGGAGCTCTCGGGTGACTTCGAGGACCGTCTCGACGACGCTGTCCAGACGCTGTCCGAGAACGGAACGATTCGGTTCGACCCGCGTCGAGAGGGATACGTCCGCCAGAAAGACACATGAGCGAGCGAGCGGAGGCATCCCGCGACGGTGACGGCGAGGACATCGACGATCTCGTCGGGTACTTCGTCGAGGACATGGCATACCACGGGAAGTCCGAGCGCACCCGGGAGGCCTACGAGCGCGTGCTGCGGCGCTTCGACGCGTTCCTCGCGGAGTTCGACACGGACCCGGCGAACGCGGACCGTCGAGACTGCCTGGCGTGGGTCCACGAACTCCGCGGCGAGTACGCCGAGAGCACCGTCGCGACGTACGCGTCGTACCTGAACCGGTTCTACAGCTACATGGGACAGGTCGGCGCGGTCGACGGGAATCCGATGGCGCTGGTGATTCAGGAGATGGATGAGGCCATCGACACCGACCCGACGCGCCGCGAGGTCTCCGTCGAGGACATGCGGGCGTTCGTCGCGGACATCTCGCATCCCCTGGAGCGTGCAGTCGTCGTTGGGTTACTGAAGACCGGGCTACGCGTCGGCGAACTCTGTAACCTCGACCTGCGGGACCTGAATCTGGACGCCCGCGGTGTCGAGGATGCATACGACCTGGGGACGCGCGGCCAGCTCGACGGCCATCCCGATACGCTGTACGTCGACCCGGCGATGAGCCGCGGCGAGACGGTCAACGGCGAGCAGCGCAGCGCGTCGAACAAGCGCAAACGCGGCACGCTCGTGCCCGTGGACGCCGAACTGAAGACCGAGCTCCTGCGCTGGCTGGCGATCCGCCCGGATTCACCGTCCGCCGCCGAGCCGCTGTTCGTCAGCACCCGGGACTCGTGGGGCGAGCGCCTGACGCCCGAGATGGTTCGGGGAATCGTCCGCGAGCACGCCGAACCCCGGGGCTGGTACCGCGAGGGCGGCGACGCCGCCGAGAACGTCACACCGCACTACTTCCGGCACTTCTTCACGACACACCTCCGGGACCGCACGGGGGACCGCGGTGTCGTGAAGTACCTCCGCGGGGACGTCGCCGACGACATCATCGACACCTACACCCACAACTGGGGCGACCGGGTGCGCGAAGTGTATCTGGAACACGTCTACTCGTTGACGTAGCGTCGCACAGCGTACTCGTAAACTCCATATCGCGATACAGAATTACTAGGGACGGGTGCTGTGTTGCAGCCCCGGAGTCGACAGCGAACAGTTCCGCGTCGGCGCGACAGGAGCCCGAGTGGCGCTGAGAGCGCGAGCGAGAGTATCGGTCAGTTCTCGCCGTCGACGACGCCGCGGACGAGCAGGTACTCGACGCGGACGGTGTTGTCCGCGAACCACTCGTCGAGCGTCGCGAGCGCGTCCTGACGGAGCGCCGCTCGACTAGCCTCGTCGTCGAGCGCCCGGAGCGCGGGCGAAAGCGGGCCGGCTTCGACCGCGAAGTCCCGCCAGAAGTGCTCGGGGGAGACGTACCGGAACCGGGCGATGCGGCGCTCGAACGAGAGTTCGCAGTCGTCGCCGAGGCGGTCGCGGACGAAGTCGGTCTCGCCCCAGCGGAGGTGCGCCCAGGGGTCGTGGTCCTCGTGTGTCACGTAGTCGTCGAGAACTTCGGTGAGCGCGCCGACGAGGCCGTCCGGGGACCACGACGTGAACGCGACGCGACCGCCGGGCTGTGCGACCCGCACCATCTCGCGGCCGGCCTCGACGGCGGCCGGTGAGAAGACGTGGCCGAAACTCGACAGCACGACGTCGAAGGCGTCGTCCGGGAACGGCAGCGCTTCGGCGTCGCCGGCGACCCAGTTGACGTCGTCGTAGCCGGCGAGCTCGGTGCTGTCCCGGGCGAGTTCCAGCATCGGACGCGTGACGTCGACGCCGGTCACGTCTGCGCCGGCGCGGCGGGCGGTGAGCGCGGCGTTCCCCGTCCCGCAGCCGACGTCGAGCACGCGGTTCCCGGGGTCGACGCCGCAGGCACTCACGAGGCGCGCGATTGCGGGTAGGAGGTTCGGTGCCAGCGACGGGTACCGGCCGGCCGACCACGTGTACGTCGACCGTTCGCCGGTGGTCTGGGGGTCACTCATCACTGGAGCCACGGCCCGCCGGGGGAAGAACGACACGATGGCCGCGGGTGCCACGGAAAGCTTATCCGGGGACGGGACGCCAGTCGCAGGTATGGACGTCCGGGCGGCAGT encodes:
- a CDS encoding DUF5805 domain-containing protein; amino-acid sequence: MGDEGRAVVKTYVPPEQKSVWREHADDLDMSQSEYLRTMVQAGRKGFLTGPEEGGSGDATPGGDGLEDRVLDVVDSAGVVSWDELVAELSGDFEDRLDDAVQTLSENGTIRFDPRREGYVRQKDT
- a CDS encoding tyrosine-type recombinase/integrase; translation: MSERAEASRDGDGEDIDDLVGYFVEDMAYHGKSERTREAYERVLRRFDAFLAEFDTDPANADRRDCLAWVHELRGEYAESTVATYASYLNRFYSYMGQVGAVDGNPMALVIQEMDEAIDTDPTRREVSVEDMRAFVADISHPLERAVVVGLLKTGLRVGELCNLDLRDLNLDARGVEDAYDLGTRGQLDGHPDTLYVDPAMSRGETVNGEQRSASNKRKRGTLVPVDAELKTELLRWLAIRPDSPSAAEPLFVSTRDSWGERLTPEMVRGIVREHAEPRGWYREGGDAAENVTPHYFRHFFTTHLRDRTGDRGVVKYLRGDVADDIIDTYTHNWGDRVREVYLEHVYSLT
- a CDS encoding class I SAM-dependent methyltransferase yields the protein MSDPQTTGERSTYTWSAGRYPSLAPNLLPAIARLVSACGVDPGNRVLDVGCGTGNAALTARRAGADVTGVDVTRPMLELARDSTELAGYDDVNWVAGDAEALPFPDDAFDVVLSSFGHVFSPAAVEAGREMVRVAQPGGRVAFTSWSPDGLVGALTEVLDDYVTHEDHDPWAHLRWGETDFVRDRLGDDCELSFERRIARFRYVSPEHFWRDFAVEAGPLSPALRALDDEASRAALRQDALATLDEWFADNTVRVEYLLVRGVVDGEN